DNA sequence from the Vicia villosa cultivar HV-30 ecotype Madison, WI linkage group LG3, Vvil1.0, whole genome shotgun sequence genome:
GGTAGTGCGAGAAAATGAACAAACTTACTGAGGCGGTCACAGATAACCCAAATAACCGTGTGGCCAAAAGAGTTTGGCAAGTGTATGACAAAATCCATGGTCAGATCTTCCCACACCTGATGAGGGATCGGCAAAGGTTGTAACAATCCTTTTTTCTGAGTGATATATTTGTTATGCTGGCATGTAGAACAATGTTTAACAAATTGTTTGACTTCCCCATACAGGCCAGGCCAAGCAAAAGAATTGGAGATTCGGGAAACTGTCGCTTTCACTCCGGAGTGACTAGAAGTCGAAGTACTGTGATACTCATGAAAGATTCCATCCCTAAATCCAAACAGGTTAGGTACAAACAATTTATCTTTGTAGTATAAGAGGCCTCTTTTGATTCTGTACCCTGCTGTTGTGTGAAGTGCATCTTGATTCTGTCTCATTAAATGTTGTCCCTCTATTGTAGTCGCATAAAATTGTTGAAGCTTGTGTAGAATGTCTGGAACTGGAGAAGATACTATTAAAGGTAAAGAAGCATCAGAGGGAAATTGTCTGCTGAGTGCATCGGCAACCAGATTAGAACGACCAGGTTTGTAAAATACATCAAAATTAAATCCTTGTAATTTTGATGTCCACTTTTGTTGTTCTGGTGTCTGAATCTTCTGAAGTATTAAACTCTTTAAACTCTTCTGGTCTGTATAAATGTGAAAGTGTTGGCCTACTAGGTACTGGCGCCATTTCTTGATTGATTCTGTAATAGCGTACATTTCCCTCACATAGGCGGAAGCTTGTTGCATTCTGGGACATAGTTTCTTGCTGAAGAAAGCAATAGGATGGCCAGCTTGAGAGAGAACAACACCAATGGCAACTCCAGATGCGTCTGTTTCAATTGTAAAAATCTGTGTAAAATCTGGCAAGGCAAGAACCGGCATGTCGGTCATCTTGTGCTTTAATGTTGTAAAGGCCAACTGTGCCTCAGTACTCCATGAAAATATAGTGGAACGCAGTAAATCAGTGAGAGGAGCGGCGAGAGTGGCGTAGTTTCGAACAAATCGTCTATAGAATCCGGTGAGACCTAAAAAACCACGGAGAGTCGTGAGCGAACGTGGTTGTGGCCAGTCCACTATAGCTTTTATCTTCTCTGGATCAGGTGCAACATTGCTTGCTGAAATTACATGGCCTAAGTAATCTATTTGCGCTGCTGCAAACACACACTTAGAAAGCTTCACAAAAAATGAATGTCAATGTAGTAAATCTAGAACAACCTGCAAATGCTGTAAGTGATCAGAAAAATTAGAGCTGTAAATCAATATGTCATCAAAAAATACTAAAACAAATTTCCGTAGGTATGGTCGCAACAAATCATTCATTGCTGCTGAAATGTAGAAGGGGCGTTTGTgagaccgaagggcattacgagAAACTCATAGTGCCCATCAAAAGTGCGAAAAGCTGTTTTATATGTATCTTCCGATGCAACGCGGATCTGGTGATAGCCTGAGCGTAAATCTAACTTGGAAAAAATGGTAGCAATATTAAGTTCATCTAGCAGTTCGTCTATAGTGGGTATGGGAAATCTGTCTTTGACTGTAACAGCATTGAGTGCTCTATAATCAACAAAAAAACGCCATGATCCATCTTTTTTTTTACTAACAGTACCGAGGAAGAAAAGGGGCTACTACTAGGTGTAATAGTACCTTATGTTAGCATCTCTTGGATAAGTTTAGTCATTGCATCCTTTTGTGAGTGAGGGTATCTATATGGTTTGACGTTAACCGGGGGTGTATGAGGGATTAAAGTAATGTGGTGGTCATGGGGGAGGTTTGGGGGAAGGCCTTTTGGTTGCTGGAAAATTGGGTTATAGCGCTGTAAAAGGTGTGAAATTTCAACAGGAAGTTCGGAGGAAGAATTGTCTACTTGCAGATTGGTAATGTTGTTGGGAGGTGGGTTAGAATCCATAGGTTGGAGAAACATTAGGTGTAAGGATGCAATTGCATCTGTGTGAACAAGCTGGCGGAATTGGTGGAAGGTGGTTGAAGTAGGGAGTGATTTAGGGTCTCCTGTTAGGGTCATAGGCTGGTTATTATGGTTAAAAGTGATAGATGGGATTGAGAAATTAGCCTGTATTGGGGCAAGGGTACGCAGCCAAGCACTACATCAGCACCCTCTATTGGAAGTAAGTAAAATGGAAGATGAAATGGCTTGTTGTGGAGCATAAGTTTTACATTGCTGCAAATGCCTTCACAATGTAGGTGAGAACCGTCACCTACCATAACTAAAAACTGAGTAATAGGTGTAGCCGTGAGATTTAGGTGGTGAGCTATGCGTGGTTGCATGATATTATGTGTGCTTCCTGTATCAATCAAGACAGAAACGGGAAAACCCTTTATGAATCCTTTGTATTTTAGGGTCTGTGGTGAAAATTGACCCGTTAATGCTTGAGTAGAAAGCTGAAAATAAGTGTCTTGCAATTCTGGTTCACTTTCAATTTCTGCAAATTCAGTAGCATTAAGTTGATCATCAATAGGGTCTTCTTCTGCCATTAATAACAAAAATCTGCTGGTAGAACACTTATGACCGGTTACAAATTTATCATCACAATTAAAGCAAAGCCCTTGGGCTCTTCTTTCTTGTAGTTGAGCCTGACTAAGACGTTTGATGGGAAATTTAGAAGGTGTTGGGTTTGTTTGAAGTTTTGGGATTGTTCTGGATGGAAGAAATGTTGGGCTTGTTTGAGGTTTTGGGATTGGGCCGGCTGGGGAGGCAGTAGGTTTAAGGTACTGACTTGCAAATGGTTTATTGAATTTTGGTTTAGAGTCTTTCAATTTAGATTCAATGAGTTTTGCTAACCCGATTGCTTGAGAAATGCTGGTAGGTTTATGAATGGCCATTTCATTGCGAATATCACTTGATAAAccagaaataaaacaatttaaaattgcATCCGGTGGTAACCCAACAACTTGGTTTCCTAACTTCTCAAATTTTGTTTGATAATCAACCACTGAACCATcctgttttaatttaaataactcaGCTTGATGGTTATCAAAAGTTGACGGACCAAAACGTAATTCCAAAGCTTTGGTAAATGAAAACCAATCTGATAATAAATGACTTTGATGCATCCATTTAAACCAAGATAAGGCATCACCCTTCATGTAAAATGAAATCAATGACATACGATTTTCGGGGggcatattataaaaattaaagaattGATCCGCTTGAAATAGCCAATCAAGGGGTTCAGCACCATCAAACATAGGGAGTTCAAGTTTTGGGGTTCTCATGGGTGGTAAAGGTGGAATATGGGACAGATTTGGATAGGAAATTGGTTGGGGAATTTGGTGAAAGGGAATAGGTTGGGACAAAGGTATATTGAAGGGCTGGATGGAGGATAAAATGGATGGGATGGGAGGATAAGGTGGAAAATGTGATGGAATGGGTGTTGTAAGGTTTCTTGTTGGTGTAGGATGAGGGTTTGTGGTGGAAAAAGTTGCTGAGTGTCTGATTGGTGTGTGAGAGGGTGAAATAACGTGAGAAACAGGTGTTGATACCCTAGGAATAGAGCTAGGGTTGAGTATAATACCTGCTGAATTGACtgatccatgaacagtaacggcGGGATTTACTGTTCCGTGAACAGTACCAGACAGATTTACTGTTCCATGAACAGTAGTGGAGCTAGCACCCATAGCTTGTTGTAGCTCCTTTTGAAGAGAGATTTTTGTAAGGATAGCCATGAGAGATTCATACCTAGAGTCTTCAACAACTTTTTCATTGTCTAACCTTGTATTGAGGGTGGATAAATCTGAAGAAATTTGAGAAAAtctcacatccatttgttcttgggtttcttgcattgcattgtttaagtGGAGAGTGGAGATTTGAATAGCTTAGTCTAATATTTCCTTAGAAGAAGGATTGGGGGGTTTAAGGGGAGCCATGGGAGGATTGGGTTTTCAAGCttgaaagcaccaatgttagaTTATGCTAGGCTAGAGTTAGATCTAAATTGCATAAgagataaaataaaaacaacttttctTTTCATAACCAACAATGGTAGCTCTTACAACCTTTTATACTAGGGTTTAATAAACTAAATGGGTCATGGGCCACTTGATTCTAAAAATAAAAGAGACACCAATAACTATTACATAATAAAATCTTTTAATAAAACtgattttcttctttctctaatGGGCCTGGGCTGCTGATCCATAACATTAATTATGATATCAATTTTGAGAGTATGGTTATGCTTAATGTACACCTGATTAGATATAGGATTTTTTCATAATACAACTGAAATTGAAAATAAGGATTATAAATTGTCAATGACAAACCCTTAAAAGTTGGTTTAGTAGTATAGACTTGGATCTTCAAAATACGTTCTTCTCAAAGTTCGGCTATGTGctaattaaaaaattgtttttaataaataatttatatctaGTAGAACTCGAAACTTTTATTAACATGAATAAATTTTGAGTTTTCAACTCATCTTTGTTTTGAATATCATGCTCGGATATTGTTATGAGATCATTCCGGCCATATCAGAGATCACATTTTTGTATGCATCAACCATATCATCCAAATGGAACTATAATCTAAAGTTTGGTTGAGCAGTGAGTAAAGCATGGTTAAGAATTGTTCTACCTAATCACTTGAGCTAAATTATTTGGCTAGATCGCAATCTGATGCCACTAATCAATTATAGTTTTGCTGATATTAAACAATAAATAATTTCTacgttatttaaaattaaaattgtggaTTTTAACCATGACCAACCATTATTCACAATCACAATAAAGAAATTATTGGCGGAGATTAAGCCACAAAATATGCTATTGTCTTATAATTGTGTCATTAgtatatttttctataaaaatgCTTGGATAACAAACAAAACATGGATTTAACATCCAGTGCATTTTTTAccaatataaaaatttatattagaaACTTGATTCTCAACCTTAATAGTTTTGTTAATAGCTTAACTACTTTTTCTATTAGTTTGGTTAGTTTTACAGAGTTAGAGTTTGTTAGTCTATTACAACCAAAATGTATATATACAACACTTCGCCTTTCCATTTGTATTGAATTTATCTTTCATGATTCATTAATTCAATAAGTCTAATGGACCTTTCATCTCGTGTTCTTTACCTAACAGGCTAATATATGTGGTCAATTCTTGTCTTCTTCTACAATCGAAGTAAGACATTGATGATCAACCGTGTTAATCTCTATTTTAAAGGTCTTGTTGTCATCAAATGGTGCTTTGAAAAACAGTCTTCCCTCACCATCATGCACCTTCATCGGATAGTTTTTCAGCTTCATAGCTTCATGTTGTGCCCTTTTGCAAGTAATTGACATATGCTTATCAAATTACTTGTCATCAAAGGTACTTACAATACATCAGTGATACTGGCTTTTTCGACCATCCTTTCTGAACACAGATATGTCTCATTTTCCACCTTATGTGGCGTGTCTGCCATCTGCAAACTGTATCACTTTCTTAACTGATTCATCTAACACGGTGAACCAATTTTTATTATTACTCATATGGTTGTTGTATCCTAAATCTAGGTACCACGTGTTGGTTTGCTCAGTGTTCGACTGAATGTTGGCCATAAGTAGCACATCATCAGAATCACTATCTCTAACATGTGCATACTATGCTTCATCGCTATCTTTCGCTCGTGCTTCGTTCTTTCTTCGATAGTCTCCAGCATAATGCCCAAATACTTGACAGGTGTAGCACTGCACCTCCCATATTTTTCTTGGTTGAATCATAGTGATTCTATGAATTCTTGTTTGACTTCTCATCACTAGCAAAAAAAATTCTCTATTTGGCTTTCTTTTTTCTAGATTCCTTGGTGAATCTTGCTTGCATTGCCTGTTCAGCCACATTCTCCCCTTTTGGGTTTCTCTTCTTCAGCCTCATCTCATGAGCCTCCAATGAAGCTTGAAGTTCTTCCAATTTCATCTCAGCTAGGTTCTTGAACTCTTCAATGGACACGATAATGCAAACAAAATTTGCAGTCATAGATCTCAACACTTTCTCAATATTTTGCAAATCATTGATTGATTCACCACACACCTTCATTTGGCTCATTAACAGCACCACGAGTGAAAAGTATTCTGAGACTCATTAATCTTCCTTCATCTGAGTCATCTCGAATTGCTTtctcaatatctgcaacttcatcattttTAGCTTTTCACATTTACAATATTTATCCAAACAGGGAGACATGCATCATAATTTACAATATTTATCCAAACAGGGAGGCATGCATTATAATGATAAATAAATTTGTCATAAAGGACTCGGAGCCTAAGAGACCTTATACAAACTAGTGATCATCAAACATAGAGACATACTTTTCATACAATATACATTGAGATAAACATTACGACTCTGACCGGTCCACGGTAGAGTTATCAATAAGTGTATTCaacatgtgtgtgtgtgtatatatatatatatatatatatatatatatatatatatatatatatatatatatatatatatatatatatatatatatatatatatatatatatattggcaaTGGGTATGGTACTTTAGTACCTGTCTTCATGCCCGCGGTTTAAAAAAATCCTCGTACCTGAGTCCATACCCACATGGGCACCAATATTTGTATCCGTGCTCAATACCCTCTAGGTACCTAAGTACTCTTACTCATACCCATTTACCCGCACttctaataaaaaatttgatcaattaaaattttatcatGTCAATTTAAGTTTTTAagaatgttattgttgagttaagaaattaacAAACATTGATATTCAAATGCTACAAGTTTAATAGTAatgtattatataaataaaattgataagcatgtgtatataataataataataataataataataataataataataataataataataataataataataataataataataataataataataataataataataataataaaattatataaatatacattgtGTGGGTATGGGGTGGGGTGGATATTAATGTACTTATACCCGCACATACCCGCAAAATTTAGTGGGTGATTGCACATGCCCATGCCCGTATCCATTTTTGCGAGTTTTATCCTATCTATTATGGGTCACTTTTTTCGGGTACCCACTAGGGATGAGTCCAATTATCATCCCTAATCATAATATCATATTTAATAAGGTTTTATATTGTTTTAATCCCTTTTTTGTTAACATTGAATGACTTTGTAGCAAATTATACAAAAATTGAGCTAATTGGGAAAAGTCTCAACTCACATCAAAATCATGCTACCAGAAAACTTTACGATGTTCTCATATGGTGAAGGCTACCGTGACGAGAAGTGATGCGAAGGCAGTACACAAAgactaaaagagaagaagaattcACTCTACTAAAGGTGTGTCACGATTAGGAAGGATCGTGTCCTGACTCTGTGATGAAAACATAAAAGAACCTATTGAAATCGTGGCATGATAGGAAGGCATTGTAGCGCGGTCGTATGATGAAAACTccaaagaatttttttgataaaatcaTGCTACGATTAGAAGGCGTTGTGGCACAATTTGCCTGAAATCAATATACCACGCCAACTAATTAAGAAGTTGTGGCGCAATGTATTGTCGCAGTGGCAAGATTTACGCAATTCAAAATCCCTATTTAAGTGAAATCTGGTGCAATTGATAAGGGTTCGAAATACTATTCATGGAGAGGCGACTGTGAGTTCTAGAGGTGCAAGGCAGGAGTTTTTTCACCATTGAAATGCAATTCTTTCATTATAATTCATGTATTTCTTCTCTAAATTTTTTACTATGAATGATTATACCATGAGTAACTAAGCTTCCTTAGATTACGCATTTGGAGATGAATTTATTGTGTTTCCCGAACGATGTAGTTTGCTTTGTGTTAATATATGCAATTGTCTTGCTAACATAATTCAATATAgtttgttcttaatgctttcatACATTAAGGAGTGTTTTAATTGATCACAAATCATGAATGATTATTAACTATAGCCCTAATTATATTGTTTGACATCTAATAGATCTAGACATATGATATCAGTAGATTTGTGATATTAAGAATCAATGATCGATAAAAACCTTCTTTCATTTATGAACTCGCCTAAGACATTAAGGAATTgtgattgaagaagatgattaaGCATCAAGACATTGAACATAactattttgttttgttaattcATTGTGATATTAGATAAACAATTGCAAAATTTAAATGAAATTAcctaataacaaaaaaatatattcaaaaaagatcaaacattaTTAATCAAAGTTATTTTTTCATTTGATATACGCCAAATCATATGCTCTATATTTCAGGTTCCTAaatatattcaaacataaatGATTTTATATTCAAGTAACTTctaatcaaaatcaattttacttaattttagTAATCATTTTTTCTCAATGTAGAAACAAACACCCATAGTCTTctcaattttataaattaaaaaaaaaaaggtttagtCTAACCCAAACTTGACTCGAGCTTGACGTGCACTAGGCCTTAGGCACATCACATGTGCATATGTTGTTATATCATAGCACTTTTGTGCGTGGAACATGTGCATATGTTGCTATATaagagttaaaaaataaattatgatagtGACAATAAAACTTGTTGCATAACAAAGCATAGCTGTAATATGACTAATCAGGGTGGTGTCCACTACACAAACAGCTAATTTCATGAGGCAATGCCAACTGTTTAAGGCCTAAACAAAATGTAATGGAACCATTTATGGTAAACATTCTCAAAATTTTCGCTAACATGTCACCAAACAGACACAAGTGTTGCATACCAAATTCACATCATCTGGAACAATTTgacaaatatttataattattacatACAATGCTGCAAGGAGGAAAGAGAGTCATATGGACAAAACCAGCTAGCTTTGGGAGCAGACACAAAAGATACAATGCCACTTGTGGCAAAATGACATCACAAACGATAATTATGCAAGCCTTCATTGTCAAATAATCTCAATCATATGCTTCTATAATATTCACGTGATGAATCAATACCTCTGATAGCAACACCTGGTTATATGTTCCCTGCTGCTTGCTTAATACTCTGCTGCTATAGGCTCTTGTACCAAGGCAAGCTGTGGTTTGTCTTCAATGACTATATCCCCATTCTCGTAGGATTCTACTTCACCTGGATCTATGTTAAGAGATGGGGTTTCACTTGTCTTGTCGGACAAGGCATTGTTCTCCTCAATAGCTGCAGCTGCTTCAACAGTCTCTTCCTTTGTTGCAATAGACAAGGTGGTAACATCAGTTGTTACACTAGATAAGGAGGCTTTCTCATCATTCACCGTCTTAGACGGAGTCCGTGCAGCTGATGTATTGGATGAACTGATCCTTTCAGGAGTCAGTCGAGGAGGGAGAGATTTTCGTTGTGGCTTCTTTGGGTGAACGGGACTAATTCCTTTAGTGGGGGTATTCTGAGATAATTTCTCATCCAGACTTAAACGACATTGTTGAGCATTGCTTCTGGTGTTTTCTTCTAGCTCTGAAGATGTTGAATTCTTCTTACGACCAAGCTTGGGAGATTTTGCTCTTGTAGTTGGTATCTAAATTCACAAGTCCAAAGGAATTTCAATTTCGAAATCATAGACAAACTCTTTCGacaaaaaaactttggacaaattTGCTAACTCGAAAAAGTTCATGGACAATATAACAGTTTCAGAGCAAAAAAAAGGTCAAAACTACAAGACCAACGATAAGTTAAGAACATCACTTTATAGTTACATTTCGAAAGTCAGTAACAAGTTCTTGAGCAACTTCAATTGGGGTTCATTTGATTAGACCAGCATAACATTGCTatataaatacaatatatgtaaaGGTTCTTGTTAGTTCTGCTCAATTATCTAACACTGACAATAAAGTTTAACCTACTAGCTAACTTTAAACATCTCTAACTGGAGCTAAGCAGTTCTGAGGTGAAGTTGCTGTGGCATTTGGATACATAAGCAAAAACAGTTTAGATGCACTTTACCACACACCTATGCCTAAAGAAGTAAAAAGCCATCTAGAATGACAAATTAAGAACTACTACTCAATTTAAGAATCAGATAGAATATCAAAATCAGTTTGGAAATAGCAAAACTACCTAAATTTCAGAACCCACAGGATATGTACAGGCCACCAAAGCACAGACCAAATCTAAAGGTTCCAGATGAAGATCAATGAGGTAACTGAAAAGAATATTTAACATGCTAATTGAAAGTCCTTATTCTTATAAAATAAATCATCAGATTCATTGATTGAAATCGTAGTTAAAAAATATCTAATATATGCAGTGATATTATGAACTTATGTATAATATAACAGGCTTAATGCTTTTAATTTTACTTGCCTATTAATTTTGGTCCAACGTACCCAAGAAAATACATGTTTTATAATGTTAATAACATACTCAAGACATGAACATTCCATATTTCCATCTCATTTTTAAATCCAACAAGCATTTTGGTAGCATAACTAAAGAATATATACAATATGCATTGACTAGAAATACATCACCAGAGAGTAATTAATATCTATACACGAATGAGAATCTGTATAATGAGTGGAAACCAATCATATGTAACAATGGAGTATTTCAGAACAAGACATTTGATTAGACAGACACCAATAGATAGAGTGAAATGGAAACAGTGAGAAGCTTCAATCAGTAAATAAtgttctttccaaataaattcagaAGAGTGGCAAAGTTGTATATGTGTGGGTGCATGGACATCAGTGTACTTGTGAGTTGGGTATTGACATGCCAACAAGAAATACATTTCtctagttaaaaataaaaaaaccgaACATAATTAGACAGATTACACACAACAGGTTTGCATGCAATCAGGAAGATAGGCATATCCATGTATGCCCATAAACAGAAACTAACCTTCTTCAACTCCACCCGAGAAGGAGGAGGTTCCTGGTAGAAGCTTGGCATTGGAGTTGCTTTAAATGCTAGTTTTTTCCTAAGCCTCCTAATCTCAGCTTCTTGGCTCTCCTATAAAAAGAAATCAAAGGTTGATATGTTTAAAAGGAATTAGCACAAGTTTTCAGCCTAGCTATCATATATTATCACCTTGGTTTTTGCTTGCATGTTGCTCTCCTCCACTTCCTTCGCATGAATCCTTTCCTCGAGCTTAGAGTAAAACTGGCCACCAAAATATGAAATTATTTTATAACTACAAACTTATTCAAAGGAAACCATCAGGATAACCCAAGAGAGAAGCAAATAACAATTATTTACCTCTTTTCTTCTCTCAGCTCGCTCATTACATTTGAAACTAAATCCATAAGTTGGCATTGTCCCCATTCTGCGAGGCTTGCCATCTTCTGTTGTAGGACTTATAAGTGGATTAAGGATAAACCACTAAACCACAATCGTAAACTATATCATTCTCAAAAATAAATTTACAATAAGTTACACTCTCCTCCCGTAAGATATGCCTACATCAATCACACTACCATTCCTTCTAAGTTTAAAAATTTAACCCTTCTCTTGAGAGATGAATAGGTGCTACACTCTAgtctattttaatttaaacaaatattttaggaATGTTGTTTTCTCCCTTGTCATTTTTTAGATGTCCTACAATTAGTTGCAGGGTTCAAAACTAGGTGTCAATGATGTCCCTAAGAACCTTATTTGCGTTAAAAATATACTAAATGTAGCGTATATCATTTTCAACTCCAAAAAATAGTATGATTCAAGTATCCATGGGAAATGTAATTTACACATAAACTTACTATTTATATTATATACAGAAATCTCTCTTTGCTCCCTATTTCCTTCCAATcacaagaaagaagaataaaaacTTGACCACAAAAAAAGGATACGAAGATAAGTCAGCATTTCCTTGAAGATTATCA
Encoded proteins:
- the LOC131657702 gene encoding uncharacterized protein LOC131657702; translation: MDVRFSQISSDLSTLNTRLDNEKVVEDSRYESLMAILTKISLQKELQQAMGASSTTVHGTVNLSGTVHGTVNPAVTVHGSVNSAGIILNPSSIPRVSTPVSHVISPSHTPIRHSATFSTTNPHPTPTRNLTTPIPSHFPPYPPIPSILSSIQPFNIPLSQPIPFHQIPQPISYPNLSHIPPLPPMRTPKLELPMFDGAEPLDWLFQADQFFNFYNMPPENRMSLISFYMKGDALSWFKWMHQSHLLSDWFSFTKALELRFGPSTFDNHQAELFKLKQDGSVVDYQTKFEKLGNQVVGLPPDAILNCFISGLSSDIRNEMAIHKPTSISQAIGLAKLIESKLKDSKPKFNKPFASQYLKPTASPAGPIPKPQTSPTFLPSRTIPKLQTNPTPSKFPIKRLSQAQLQERRAQGLCFNCDDKFVTGHKCSTSRFLLLMAEEDPIDDQLNATEFAEIESEPELQDTYFQLSTQALTGQFSPQTLKYKGFIKGFPVSVLIDTGSTHNIMQPRIAHHLNLTATPITQFLVMANFSIPSITFNHNNQPMTLTGDPKSLPTSTTFHQFRQLVHTDAIASLHLMFLQPMDSNPPPNNITNLQVDNSSSELPVEISHLLQRYNPIFQQPKGLPPNLPHDHHITLIPHTPPVNVKPYRYPHSQKDAMTKLIQEIALNAVTVKDRFPIPTIDELLDELNIATIFSKLDLRSGYHQIRVASEDTYKTAFRTFDGHYEFLLSKCVFAAAQIDYLGHVISASNVAPDPEKIKAIVDWPQPRSLTTLRGFLGLTGFYRRFVRNYATLAAPLTDLLRSTIFSWSTEAQLAFTTLKHKMTDMPVLALPDFTQIFTIETDASGVAIGVVLSQAGHPIAFFSKKLCPRMQQASAYVREMYAITESIKKWRQYLVGQHFHIYTDQKSLKSLILQKIQTPEQQKWTSKLQGFNFDVFYKPGRSNLVADALSRQFPSDASLPLIVSSPVPDILHKLQQFYATTIEGQHLMRQNQDALHTTAGYRIKRGLLYYKDKLFVPNLFGFRDGIFHEYHSTSTSSHSGVKATVSRISNSFAWPGLYGEVKQFVKHCSTCQHNKYITQKKGLLQPLPIPHQVWEDLTMDFVIHLPNSFGHTVIWVICDRLSKFVHFLALPTKFTAKDLASRFAVEIFRLHGTPRSIVSDRDPLFLSTFWKTFFKVHGTSLNYSTAYHPETDRQTKVVNRSLEM
- the LOC131660619 gene encoding protein WVD2-like 5, producing the protein MDPSDFSLVDGFEEAVNVDSNVDSVVTETEESGMVTNGDVENFDDDLCKEELKEGLNGKVEGNNVEILKDEDGEIGDETEKLKSRTSNGPVKDKKVKQLSGKGVNAGLVRKSKVGKDEEVAAAAAVSNGTLSLDSNPRQAVKSRALNDKQTRLNKQAGKSDAASSEAPMEKTRPQLIKKEPLDNLQGNADLSSPTTEDGKPRRMGTMPTYGFSFKCNERAERRKEFYSKLEERIHAKEVEESNMQAKTKESQEAEIRRLRKKLAFKATPMPSFYQEPPPSRVELKKIPTTRAKSPKLGRKKNSTSSELEENTRSNAQQCRLSLDEKLSQNTPTKGISPVHPKKPQRKSLPPRLTPERISSSNTSAARTPSKTVNDEKASLSSVTTDVTTLSIATKEETVEAAAAIEENNALSDKTSETPSLNIDPGEVESYENGDIVIEDKPQLALVQEPIAAEY